The DNA region CGACGAACTGGTGGCCGAGCGGATGCCCTTCCCCGGTCCCGGTCTCGCCGTCCGCGTCATCGGCGAGGTCACCGAGGAGAAACTCGAGGTCGCCCGCGACGCCTGTCACGTCGTCGAGGAGGAACTCGAGGAGTACGACCCCTGGCAGGCCCTCGCCGCGGTCATCGGCAAGGCGACGGGCGTCAAGGGCGACAACCGCGTCCACGGCTGGGTGGTCTCTGTGCGGTCGGTCGACTCGCGAGACGGGATGACCGCTCGCGCCCAGGAACTCGACTGGGAGACGCTCCAGCGCATCCAGTCGCGAATCACCGGGCAAAACGAGAACGTCGCACGCGTCGTCTACGACGTGACGCACAAGCCGCCGGCGACGATCGAGTACGAGTAACGGCGGCCGCGGTTCCGGAGTCGTCAACTCGAACAATCGGTTTTCGCGGCTCGAGCGACGACCCGTACGCTCCGCGAACGGAGCGTTCGTACATCGGTGCTCGCTCCTACGACTGTTCGTCCGACTCGAGCACCGATTCGTACAGGTCGAGACGCCACGTCGGGACGACGAGTTCCTCCGTTTGATTGTAGACGAGGAGCCCGTACTCCTCGAGCAGCGGGAGGTGCGTCCGACGCAGGGAGACGTGGACGCGCTGGCGGAGCTGGTGAATCGACGTCTCGACCGTCGGCTCGTGTTCGTCGTCGGCGAGCCAGCCGATCAGGGTGTGGACGTCGAGTGCCGTCCCCGCATCGAGCAGGTGCTCGAGGAGCGTCCGGCGACGGTCCGACGACAGCACGCGAGTGACCTCGGTACGAGCGAGAGTGTCGCGATTGCCAGCGCCAGGGTGCGTAGCGGCGGTCGTGCCGCGACCGCTCGAGTTCGCCGTCTTGGTCGGGACGCGGAACGTCATGGGTGATAACCACTCACTCGAGTAGGAGGTATAAAGCGCCGTAGTCGTTTCGTCGTTCGTCACCGATCGCAACTCGGTCGAATCGTTTAGCCGGCAGTAAAACGATATTACTCGCTGCAAGGGCCCGTCTGGGGGACCATTGCCACGCGTGAAAATCGACGCGCAGATCGCAAATTCGGGCTGAATTCGCCTCGAGTATCACGAACACTGATCAGTTATCTCGAGGGTAAGCGAACGCTCGTTGGCGTCACGTCTGTGCCGTTCCGAGCAACGGCCAGACACCGGGTATCGTTTCGGGAAACAGTCGGATCACGCGGGTGCCGTCCCGAGCAACAGCCAGAGGTTCAAAATCGTGAATCCGACGATGACGGCGACGGTGTAGTACGCCACCGCGACCAGCGCCGCGAGTTTGTAGTCCAGGTCGTAGACGATCAGGATCGCGGTGTAGGCGACGGCGACCATGAACGGGACGACCACCAGCGGGCCCCACCGCTGGAGGACGACCGAGACGAGCGCCAGTACCGGTCCGATGGTGAACGCGCGTTTGACCCGGACCGTCCCGAGCACGTACCGAGCAGCGATGTGGAGCGTAACGCCGTAGAAGACGGTCGCCAGCAGGAAGGTCCCGAGGTACGCCAGCGGGCCACCCCCGGCCGGATCGATCCCGCTGGGGATCTGTGCGAGAAACGGTGGAGCGTGCATACTCGAGAGACGATATCACGTGGTTTGTGTGTGCCGAATTCGCGTCGCTCGAGGGGGAGATTTGATCGAAAGTCGGGTCTGCGAGTCGACCGCTACTCGAGCAGACCGAGGTCCTCGAGTCGGGAGACGATCTTGTCGACGGCGTGTTCGGCGTCGGCCGGTTTCTTCCCGCCGGTGATGACGAGTTTGCCCGAGCCGAACAGCAGCGCCACCACTTCCGGCTCGTCGAGGCGGTAGACCAGTCCGGGGAACTGCTCGGGTTCGTACTCGATGTTCTCGAGGCCGAGGCCGATAGCGATCGCGTTGAGATTGAGATTGCGGCCGAGGTCAGCCGAGGTGACGATGTTCTGGACGACGATTTCCGGATCCTCGTTCACCTGAATCTGGAGTTCGCGAAGTTTGTCGAAGACGATCCGTAGACTCTCGTGGACGTCGTCGGTGCTCTTCGCGCCAGTACAGACGATCTTCCCCGAGCGGAAGATCAATGCGGCGGATTTCGGATTCTGGGTTCGGTAGACGAGACCGGGAAACTGCTCGGGGTCGTAGTCGGCCCCCTCGAGGTCCATCGCGACACTCTGGAGGTCGAGTTCTTGCCCGATGCCGGTCGACGCCACCACGTTTTCGATGTTGATGGTGTCCTTCGGATCCGTCATAAGTCGCTTAAAAAGACGTATTTAAGGTTTATAAAGCTTGGTACTGCGTGCTGATTTGTCCGGTTCTTTGAGTGTGTCAGACGAGTGGATGACGGTCGCGGCCCAGGAACCGTCCCGCGAGTCGACCGACAGGATCATTGCTCGTCCAGCATCACTCGAGACACGTGTATCTCCTCGAGTACGGCGGCGAAGACGATGCGTTCGCGGCGGTCGAGAGCCGCCACGCCGCCACCAGTGTCACCCGGGTCGCGCCGGGGCTGGCCGTCGCGAACGCCCTCGTCCCCGAGCGCGTCCGCGGACTGGCCTACACCCGCGCCGCGAGCGACCTCGTGGGTCGAACCGACGCCTCCGTCGCGAGCGCGCGAGCCCTGCTCGAGGCCGCTTCGATCGATCGGGAGGGAACGGTCGCCGTTCGCGCGACGGACGTCCACGGCTCGAGCGGCGTCTCCACGACGCACGCCGAACGCGAACTCGGGAGCGTCCTCGTCGACCGCGGGTTCGCCGTGGACCTCGAGGACCCCGACCACGCCCTCCGCGCGGTCTTCTCGGAGGGGCGCCTCGAATCCGACGCGAACACCAACGCCGACGACGGCCGTGACGACCTCATCGAGTCGGTCGCGAGCGGCGAATCAGGGGAACGGGTTTCGGTCTGTGCCCTCGGCTGGCTCGCCGCCGAGAGCGTCCGCGACTTCGGCTCGCGAGCACCGACCGACAAGCCGTTCTTCCAGCCCGGAAGCATGGACCCGCTCCTGGCACGTGCGGTCGCCAACATCGCCGGCGCGGAACCCGGGCGAACGATCCTCGATCCGATGTGTGGAACCGGCGGCGTCCTCGTCGAGGCGGGACTGGTCGGGGCGGACGTCGTCGGAACCGACGCCCAGGCGAAGATGGTCGCCGGCGCGCGGACGAACCTCGCGCACTTCCTCGACCGCGAGGATCCGTCGCCGACCGGCGTCCCGCGCGGGTCGTGGCACGTCGCCCGCGGCGATGGGACCCGGCTTCCGCTCCGAGACGGCGCCATTGATGCCGTCGTCTTCGACGCGCCCTACGGCCGCCAGTCGAAGATCGAGACCCACCGGTTAGCGGATCTGGTCTCGGGCGCGCTCACGGAATCTCGCCGAGTGGCCGACCGGGCCGTCGTCGTCGCCGATCGCTCGTGGGCGAACGAGGCTCGAG from Natronosalvus rutilus includes:
- a CDS encoding DUF7344 domain-containing protein, producing the protein MTFRVPTKTANSSGRGTTAATHPGAGNRDTLARTEVTRVLSSDRRRTLLEHLLDAGTALDVHTLIGWLADDEHEPTVETSIHQLRQRVHVSLRRTHLPLLEEYGLLVYNQTEELVVPTWRLDLYESVLESDEQS
- a CDS encoding methyltransferase domain-containing protein, whose protein sequence is MYLLEYGGEDDAFAAVESRHAATSVTRVAPGLAVANALVPERVRGLAYTRAASDLVGRTDASVASARALLEAASIDREGTVAVRATDVHGSSGVSTTHAERELGSVLVDRGFAVDLEDPDHALRAVFSEGRLESDANTNADDGRDDLIESVASGESGERVSVCALGWLAAESVRDFGSRAPTDKPFFQPGSMDPLLARAVANIAGAEPGRTILDPMCGTGGVLVEAGLVGADVVGTDAQAKMVAGARTNLAHFLDREDPSPTGVPRGSWHVARGDGTRLPLRDGAIDAVVFDAPYGRQSKIETHRLADLVSGALTESRRVADRAVVVADRSWANEARDAGWTLEAAFERRVHRSLTRYVLVLS
- a CDS encoding TATA-box-binding protein produces the protein MTDPKDTINIENVVASTGIGQELDLQSVAMDLEGADYDPEQFPGLVYRTQNPKSAALIFRSGKIVCTGAKSTDDVHESLRIVFDKLRELQIQVNEDPEIVVQNIVTSADLGRNLNLNAIAIGLGLENIEYEPEQFPGLVYRLDEPEVVALLFGSGKLVITGGKKPADAEHAVDKIVSRLEDLGLLE
- a CDS encoding DUF7473 family protein, with protein sequence MHAPPFLAQIPSGIDPAGGGPLAYLGTFLLATVFYGVTLHIAARYVLGTVRVKRAFTIGPVLALVSVVLQRWGPLVVVPFMVAVAYTAILIVYDLDYKLAALVAVAYYTVAVIVGFTILNLWLLLGTAPA